One Brassica napus cultivar Da-Ae chromosome A1, Da-Ae, whole genome shotgun sequence genomic region harbors:
- the LOC111199533 gene encoding flowering-promoting factor 1-like protein 1: MSGVWVFNKNGVMRLVENPYNQSSGDSSDSSSSGGCQQQRMRRKILVHLPTSEVVSSYGSLERILKGLGWERYYYGDNADHLLQFHKKTSIDLISLPRDFSKFNSIHMYDIVVKNPNVFHVRDM, from the coding sequence ATGTCTGGTGTGTGGGTGTTCAACAAGAACGGAGTGATGAGGCTAGTTGAGAATCCTTACAACCAATCCTCCGGAGATTCGTCGGACTCTTCCTCCTCCGGTGGTTGCCAGCAGCAAAGGATGAGGAGGAAGATCCTTGTCCATCTTCCGACCAGCGAGGTTGTCTCTTCGTACGGATCTCTTGAGAGGATCCTGAAGGGTCTTGGATGGGAGAGGTACTACTATGGAGACAACGCCGATCATCTCCTCCAGTTCCACAAGAAAACATCCATCGATCTCATCTCTCTCCCACGAGACTTCTCAAAGTTTAACTCTATTCATATGTATGATATCGTTGTCAAGAACCCTAACGTCTTCCATGTCCGAGACATGTAG
- the LOC106354724 gene encoding selenoprotein H yields the protein MAPRKSKGDGEEKAKPLTQTSTRVTRSMDRQTRSATKPNGAKAAGSVTKQVKLASPKRKKPSTETGRGGKKAKKEEKDEEKEEEAAEVEDPTKPKIVIEHCKQCNAFKTRAIQVKEGLEGAVPGVTVTLNPEKPRRGCFEIRKEGGETFISLLEMKRPFAPMKALDMEEVIEDIIKKIK from the exons ATGGCGCCGAGGAAGAGTAAGGGAGATGGAGAAGAAAAGGCGAAACCTTTGACACAGACTTCGACGAGAGTGACTCGGAGCATGGATCGCCAAACTCGAAGTGCTACTAAACCAAACGGTGCTAAAGCTGCCGGATCCGTCACCAAGCAGGTGAAGCTTGCGTCGCCGAAGAGGAAGAAGCCATCGACTGAGACTGGGAGAGGAGGTAAGAAGGCGAAGAAGGAAGAGAAGGATgaggaaaaggaagaagaagctgcggAGGTTGAAGACCCGACGAAGCCCAAGATTGTTATAGAGCACTG TAAACAATGCAATGCTTTCAAGACAAGGGCTATTCAGGTGAAGGAAGGTCTGGAGGGAGCTGTTCCTGGCGTCACTGTGACTCTTAACCCTGAAAAG CCAAGGCGCGGTTGCTTTGAGATCCGGAAGGAAGGCGGCGAAACATTCATCAGTCTTTTG GAGATGAAACGTCCATTTGCGCCAATGAAGGctcttgatatggaagaagtcATCGAGGACATCATTAAGAAGATTAAATGA
- the BNAA01G05900D gene encoding glycosyltransferase BC10: protein MSESRQRPPFKGPRWIITLVALVTLVVITALIYPPRNSVTCYMFSGPGCQLYQQFLFVPSRELTDTEAAAQVVTNEIMNLPESKTANPKIAFMFLTPGALPFEPLWEMFLRGHENKFSIYVHASKKSPAHTSNYFVGRDIHSHKVAWGQISMVDAERRLLAHALIDPDNQHFVLLSDSCVPLFDFNYIYNHLIYANLSFIDCFEDPGPHGNGRYSQHMLPEVEKKDFRKGSQWFSMKRRHAIVVMADSLYYTKFKLYCRPKMEGRNCYADEHYFPTLFNMIDPNGIANWSVTHVDWSEGKWHPRLYNARDITPYLLRKIKSIQLAYHVTSDLKKVTTVRPCLWKGDQRPCYLFARKFNPETLDRLMYLFPNYTSLV from the exons ATGTCAGAGTCTCGCCAAAGGCCTCCTTTTAAGGGCCCGAGATGGATTATCACTTTGGTTGCGCTCGTTACACTCGTTGTCATCACTGCACTCATTTATCCTCCCCGGAACTCTGTCACCTGCTACATGTTTTCTGGTCCTGGATGTCAGTTATACCAACAGTTCTTGTTCGTACCTTCAAGGGAACTGACTGATACTGAAGCTGCAGCTCAGGTTGTGACGAATGAGATCATGAATCTACCTGAATCTAAGACAGCGAACCCCAAGATTGCTTTCATGTTCTTAACGCCAGGGGCTTTGCCTTTTGAGCCTCTCTGGGAAATGTTCCTCCGT GGTCATGAGAACAAGTTTTCTATTTATGTGCACGCGTCAAAGAAGAGTCCTGCGCACACAAGCAACTACTTTGTTGGTCGAGATATTCACAGTCACAAG GTTGCTTGGGGTCAGATATCGATGGTTGATGCTGAAAGAAGGCTATTAGCTCATGCTCTCATTGATCCTGATAACCAACACTTTGTGTTGCTTTCAGATAG TTGTGTACCGCTGTTTGACTTTAACTATATCTATAATCACTTGATCTACGCGAACCTTAGCTTCATTGATTG ttttgagGATCCTGGACCACATGGAAATGGTCGGTATTCTCAACATATGTTGCCTGAGGTTGAAAAGAAGGATTTTCGGAAGGGCTCACAG TGGTTTTCAATGAAGAGGAGACATGCTATAGTCGTCATGGCTGACAGTCTTTACTACACAAAGTTCAAGCTTTACTGTAGG CCGAAGATGGAAGGACGCAACTGCTATGCGGACGAACATTATTTCCCAACTCTCTTCAAT ATGATTGATCCAAATGGAATAGCAAACTGGTCGGTGACACATGTTGACTGGTCAGAAGGAAAATGGCATCCGAGATTATACAATGCAAGAGACATCACTCCTTACCTCCTCAGGAAAATCAAG TCCATCCAACTTGCTTACCATGTAACAAGTGATTTAAAG AAAGTGACGACAGTAAGGCCGTGTCTATGGAAAGGAGATCAACGACCATGTTATCTATTTGCTCGGAAGTTCAATCCCGAGACTCTGGACCGGTTGATGTATCTCTTCCCTAACTACACCTCGCTGGTTTGA
- the BNAA01G05920D gene encoding uncharacterized protein BNAA01G05920D — MAAAKLVALLLLLALVFTTTVFADAGEEPEIVDAAGSDGSSKIQLDQLNSKIRALETQIDEKTREVKGKDELVAEKEKLLKQKEDKIASLQTEVSSLQGSSDSAKELGKAQERVVELEKQIEVLRNFLEQKNKEKASTEARTKEAEKKLSEVNSSLEKLQKTNEEQKNKIGKLERAIKMAEEEMLRTKLEATSKAKALLEAHGSWLPPWLAVHWSTFQTYTETHWEAHGKPVVETVILKVTEAKAQADKWAEPHVETIKTKYIPAVKETVATHVQPHVRTLSIKAKEAYHASKSAVSPHIVTVQEIVDPYYQEAKKFSKPYVEQVATATKPHVDKIKVAVKPYTTKVVIVYTEFLESATTYHNQVQAHVKQKLKSHELTEAFATSEFVWFAASALLALPIFFAYRMLVSLFCTKAKTPVKHPHHHGRRKTKKGHSHVEK; from the exons ATGGCTGCCGCCAAGCTCGTGGCTTTGTTACTTCTTCTTGCCTTGGTTTTCACCACCACTGTCTTCGCCGATGCCGGTGAGGAGCCGGAGATTGTTGACGCCGCCGGATCCGATGGTTCATCTAAGATCCAGCTGGATCAGCTTAACTCCAAGATCCGAGCTTTAG AAACTCAAATCGATGAGAAGACCCGTGAAGTTAAGGGCAAAGACGAGTTAGTAGCGGAGAAGGAGAAGCTTCTCAAACAGAAGGAAGACAAGATTGCTTCTTTGCAAACTGAAGTCTCATCACTACAA GGATCATCTGATTCTGCAAAAGAGTTGGGGAAGGCTCAAGAACGTGTTGTTGAATTAGAGAAGCAG ATAGAGGTACTCAGAAACTTCCTGGAGCAGAAAAACAAGGAGAAAGCTTCCACGGAAGCTCGGACCAAGGAAGCTGAGAAAAAACTAAGTGAAGTAAACTCAAGCCTAGAAAAA CTTCAGAAGACAAATGAAGAGCAGAAGAACAAAATAGGCAAACTTGAACGTGCTATTAAGATGGCTGAG GAAGAAATGTTGAGAACAAAGCTTGAAGCAACTTCAAAGGCTAAGGCACTCCTGGAG GCTCATGGTTCGTGGCTTCCCCCTTGGCTTGCTGTTCACTGGAGTACTTTTCAG ACTTATACCGAGACGCATTGGGAGGCACACGGGAAGCCTGTTGTGGAGACAGTGATTCTAAAG GTCACCGAAGCAAAAGCTCAAGCTGATAAATGGGCTGAACCACATGTGGAAACCATTAAAACT AAATATATTCCAGCCGTGAAGGAAACTGTTGCGACACATGTTCAGCCACACGTCCGAACACTATCCATCAAAGCCAAAGAGGCTTACCATGCATCCAAGAGTGCTGTTTCCCCTCACATTGTCACGGTTCAAGAAATTGTAGACCCTTATTATCAG GAGGCTAAAAAGTTTAGCAAGCCATATGTTGAGCAAGTGGCAACGGCCACGAAACCACATGTTGATAAAATCAAGGTTGCCGTGAAACCTTACACAACCAAGGTGGTCATTGTTTACACAGAGTTCCTTGAATCCGCCACGACTTATCATAATCAG GTCCAAGCCCATGTTAAACAAAAACTGAAGAGCCATGAGCTCACAGAGGCTTTTGCTACCAGTGAATTTGTTTGGTTTGCG GCCTCTGCGTTGTTGGCGTTACCTATCTTCTTTGCATACAGAATGCTTGTTTCCCTCTTCTG CACAAAGGCAAAGACGCCTGTTAAGCACCCTCATCACCATGGTCGTCGTAAGACCAAAAAGGGTCACAGTCACGTTGAGAAGTGA
- the BNAA01G05930D gene encoding uncharacterized protein BNAA01G05930D, with amino-acid sequence MEWKEGYLDVILVPLGLMAYAAYHVYLWHKLRTQPLTTVIGTNARARRFWVASIIKDNEKKNILAVQTLRNCIMGSTLMATTSILLCAGLAAVISSTYAVKKPLSDAIYGAHGEFMVALKYVTILIFFLFSFFSHSLSIRFINQVNILINTPFPPEDLEEMMMMITPEEYVAELLERGFVLNTVGNRLFYAALPLMLWIFGPVLVFLCSVMMVPLLYNLDFFFFDKERRKIDRKSSFGSA; translated from the exons ATGGAGTGGAAAGAAGGTTACTTAGATGTGATCTTAGTGCCGCTAGGGCTAATGGCATATGCAGCTTACCATGTTTACTTATGGCACAAGTTACGTACACAGCCTCTCACCACCGTCATCGGCACTAACGCTAGAGCTCGCCGTTTTTGGGTCGCTTCCATCATCAAG GACAACGAAAAAAAGAACATATTGGCCGTTCAAACGCTAAGAAACTGTATAATGGGATCGACTTTAATGGCCACAACATCAATCCTCCTATGCGCGGGTCTAGCTGCGGTTATAAGCAGCACGTATGCGGTAAAGAAGCCTCTAAGCGACGCCATTTACGGAGCTCACGGGGAGTTCATGGTGGCTCTTAAGTATGTCACAatcctcatcttcttcctcttctctttcttttctcaCTCTCTCTCGATCCGATTCATCAACCAAGTCAATATCCTCATCAACACTCCCTTTCCTCCGGAGGATTTggaggagatgatgatgatgataacgCCGGAGGAGTACGTGGCGGAGTTGCTAGAGAGAGGGTTTGTTTTGAATACGGTGGGGAATCGGTTGTTCTATGCGGCGTTGCCTTTAATGCTTTGGATATTCGGACCGGTGCTTGTGTTCTTGTGTTCGGTCATGATGGTTCCTCTTCTTTATAATcttgattttttcttcttcgacaaagaaagaagaaaaatcgATAGAAAATCTAGTTTTGGATCTGCGTAG
- the LOC106357387 gene encoding auxin-responsive protein SAUR72 — MSSSDSAMEAKKSNKIREIVKLQQILKKWRKAAHASKQASNKIDDEENNNKLNRTGSGSASKGIKFLKRTLSFTDVTAVPKGYLAVSVGKEEKRYKIPMDYLSHQAFHALLREAEEEFGFQQAGVLKIPCEVAVFESILKIMEDNKADVYLTTQECRFNATTEEVISYRHPSDIPRTPSHQPHSPMCR; from the coding sequence atgTCTTCTTCTGATTCCGCAATGGAAGCCAAGAAGTCAAACAAAATCAGAGAGATCGTAAAGCTCCAACAGATTCTCAAGAAATGGCGTAAAGCAGCTCATGCATCAAAACAAGCCAGCAACAAGATCGACGATGAAGAAAACAACAATAAACTCAACAGAACAGGAAGTGGAAGTGCAAGTAAGGGCATCAAGTTTCTGAAGAGGACACTATCCTTCACTGATGTAACAGCTGTTCCTAAAGGCTACTTAGCTGTCTCGGTGGGGAAGGAGGAGAAGAGATACAAGATACCAATGGACTACCTTAGCCACCAAGCTTTCCACGCCCTGTTGCGTGAAGCAGAAGAAGAGTTTGGGTTTCAACAAGCTGGTGTGTTGAAGATTCCTTGTGAAGTTGCTGTGTTCGAGAGCATTTTGAAGATAATGGAGGACAACAAGGCTGATGTGTACTTGACCACACAGGAGTGCAGGTTCAATGCAACGACTGAGGAAGTCATAAGTTACCGCCATCCTTCGGATATCCCTAGGACTCCATCTCACCAACCTCACAGTCCAATGTGCagataa
- the LOC106354721 gene encoding proteasome subunit beta type-6, with the protein MDLNLDAPHSMGTTIIGVTYNGGVVLGADSRTSTGMYVANRASDKITQLTDNVYVCRSGSAADSQVVSDYVRYFLHQHTIQLGQPATVKVSANLIRMLAYNNKNMLQTGLIVGGWDKYEGGKIYGIPLGGTVVEQPFAIGGSGSSYLYGFFDQAWKENMTKEEAEQLVVKAVSLAIARDGASGGVVRTVIINSEGVTRNFYPGDKLQLWHEELEPQNSLLDILNAAGPEPMAM; encoded by the exons ATGGATCTCAATCTCGATGCGCCGCACTCAATGGGAACGACCATCATCGGCGTCACTTACAATGGAGGCGTCGTTCTCGGAGCCGACTCACGTACCAGCACCG GGATGTACGTGGCTAATCGGGCTTCAGACAAGATCACACAATTAACAGACAATGTCTACGTCTGCCGTTCTGGTTCG GCTGCTGATTCTCAGGTTGTATCGGACTATGTCCGCTACTTCCTTCACCAGCATAC AATCCAGCTCGGACAGCCTGCCACTGTAAAGGTCTCTGCTAACCTTATCAGGATGCTCGCATACAATAACAAG AACATGCTGCAAACTGGCCTCATAGTTGGTGGGTGGGATAAGTATGAAGGCGGAAAGATCTACGGGATTCCTCTCGGTGGAACTGTAGTTGAGCAACCGTTTGCTATTGGAG GCTCTGGCTCTAGTTACCTTTACGGGTTCTTTGATCAGGCGTGGAAAGAAAACATGACCAAAGAAGAAGCCGAG CAACTTGTTGTGAAGGCGGTTTCACTCGCCATAGCCCGTGATGGAGCCAGTGGAGGTGTTGTACGGACTGTCATA ATAAACTCAGAGGGAGTGACAAGAAACTTCTACCCTGGGGATAAGTTGCAGCTTTGGCACGAGGAGTTGGAGCCCCAAAACTCCTTGTTAGACATCCTGAACGCTGCTGGTCCTGAACCAATGGCCATGTGA
- the LOC106354720 gene encoding gamma-glutamylcyclotransferase 2-2 → MVMWVFGYGSLVWNPGFHYDEKVLGFIKGYKRVFDLACIDHRGTPEHPARTCTLEKHEEAICWGAAFCVRGGPEEERLAMEYLERRECEYDLKTCVDFYKEDDPLKPSVTGVIVFTSTPDKVSNKYYLGPAPLEDMARQIATANGPCGNNRDYLFLLEKAMHDIGHEEDYVIELANEVRKVLAESSTKKVTPVKEPRTISRVVNKAKTNVPTAHQMLPHQPEAVATTI, encoded by the exons ATGGTGATGTGGGTCTTTGGCTATGGGTCTCTTGTGTGGAACCCAGGATTTCACTACGATGAGAAAGTGTTGGGTTTCATCAAGGGTTATAAACGTGTCTTTGATCTTG CTTGCATTGATCACAGAGGTACACCAGAACACCCTGCAAGAACTTGCACACTCGAGAAACATGAAGAAGCCATATGC TGGGGTGCTGCATTCTGTGTCCGTGGAGGACCAGAAGAAGAACGTCTGGCTATGGAG TACTTGGAACGTAGAGAGTGTGAATATGATCTCAAGACATGTGTAGACTTTTACAAG GAGGATGATCCCCTGAAGCCATCTGTAACTGGAGTGATAGT ATTCACTTCTACTCCAGACAAGGTCTCCAATAAGTATTACCTTGGACCTGCGCCATTAGAAGACATGGCAAG ACAAATTGCAACAGCCAACGGACCATGTGGTAACAACAGAGATTACCTCTTCCTGCTAGAGAAGGCTATGCACGACATCG GGCATGAGGAAGATTATGTTATAGAGCTGGCCAACGAGGTGAGGAAAGTGCTCGCCGAGTCCTCGACGAAGAAAGTGACACCCGTGAAGGAACCAAGAACTATTAGCCGTGTGGTTAACAAGGCAAAGACCAATGTACCCACGGCTCATCAGATGCTTCctcaccaacctgaagctgttGCCACTACGATATAG